Below is a genomic region from Streptomyces sp. NBC_01381.
TATGCCCCGGCAAGCCGGAACATAGTGTACGAATTGCGTAAACGCAATTCGAATTCCCCCGCAAGCGGGGGAATGAATTCCGCAAGCGGAATTCTGAAAGAGCGTCAATTCGCGCAAGCGCGAATTGTGAGAGTCCCCGCAAGCGGGTCCTCTTTGGCTGGCTACAGGGGAGGGTGCATCACATGGTGGCCTGTGTAGCCGCTGGGAATCCCAGGCACTACCCTCTGTTGCGAGGGTGACGGCCCGTCGGCCTGACAGGCTGTCACCCTCGCCGCAGGGACGGGCTCCGCTGCGCTCCACCCGAACACCTTGCCCCGTTGACCACCGGGTAAGCATAGTGTGAGACGGGGGCCTCGATAGCCTTCTGACATAGCGATTGGGTTACGCAGCCGCGAGACTCGCGCATGAATCTACGACTGCATCACGTATCATGTCTGTGTAGAGATTGGGGTTCAGCTGCTCCCCCTCACTCCCGCTCGATGTGCGCCACCCAGGTAACAGCCTGGACCTTGCTGGGTACCTCCCCGATTTCTCGGGCGGCGGCGCGGTAGCAATCGGCGAGGAGATTGTAGCGGCCGATTGCTCCTAGTCCTCGGTCACGTTGCCCGTAGATTTTGCGGACTGCGATATCGTGTGCGTGGCGGTCGATTACCACAGATTCCGTGTTCTCCGGGTCGGCGATGCACAGATAGAAGTATCCGGTCTTTAGATGCATGGGGAGAATTTCACTTGGATCGGTTCCCCCCATGATTCGGTTTGCTTTGGTGATTGCGTCGCGGACGTGCCCACTGGCTTTTCCTTCGGTGAATGCTTTTCGGGCCAGTCTGCAATTTTCGGCCCATGACTTGTTAGCGGACAGTGCTGCCAGGACACCCGCGCCCTTTTCTGTGTGTCCCTCGGCGATTCTGGAGGCCAGTTCGTGTGCAGTGACGTACCAGTCGCACCCGCGTCGCCTTTGGTCTGGAGTGGCGCTGCTCCACTTTTCTACAATTGCCTGGGTGTAGCTTTCGCGCTGTTGCTCGGTGCTCTTCGCCGGGATCATGGGTGCTCCTTCGGGTGTGTCTTCGTGGCCGCCGGGGCGGGGGTGCCACTCCCCCGCCCCGGCCGAGTGGTTGGGTCAGGCGCGGATGTGGTCGTAGGTGTCGCGGTCGACGAGGTTGCTGATCACGTCGCCGTAGAATTCAGTGATGCGGACTACGCCGTTTTCGCTATCCCACAGAGTTTTGGGGCTGGCGTATTCGGCGACGTTGGGAAAGAAATCGAGGATTGCTTTTGCTGCTGCGTCTACGGCGTTTTCGTAGGTGTCGCCGCTGGCGACGACAGCGAATTTGTTGTCGGTGAGCTGGGTCATGTAGTTGAGCCAGTCGCACACGAATGTGTAGGTCTGGGTTTGGCTCGGCGTGTGGTCGATGTCGTTCATGGGTGTCCTTCGGGCGTGTCTTCGGGACCGGGGGCGGCGCTGCCACGGCGCCGCCCCCGGCGTTGGGGTGGTCAGTTGGCGGTGCGCTGCTCGGGGATGCGGCGGGCCGTCAGGTGCAGCTCGATGAGATGGGCGGCCTCGTCGCTGGTCAGTCCCAGGCTGTTGCCGTGCCTGTCGGTGCCGCCGGTGAAGACGGCGTGGCCGTGGTACGGCTGGTGCGGGGGCTTGTGCAGGGCGTAGAGGCGGAGTGCGCTGCGGTTGACGCGGGATCCGTTGAACATGCCTTCGTCGTCGACCCACATGGTCAGGGCCTCGGTGATGCGCACGGCGTCGTAGCGGATGCAGTCGATGGCCGTGTAGAGGATCTTGTCGTGGTCGTCGCTGGTGGCGGGCCAGTCGATCACGCGGAACTGTCCGTCGGTGCGGATGAGCACCGCGAAGCTGTTGTTGGGCATGGTTCTCCCCGGATTTGGGTGGGTGTCTTCGGTGTTGGGGGCTTTGCCACAAGCCCGACCAACAAGATAAGGATACCGCACTTGCATCATTTCATGGGGAGTTTTCGGGCTCTTATCTGGCCGTTTTGCGAGGTCAGGGGCATGATCACCGGGTCGGTGGGGCGCAGCGCGGCGCGTGTCGGGGCCCACGGCGCATCGCGCCGTGGGCAAGGAGGTCGGCAGCGCGGAGCGAGTGAGCGGGGCGCGGAGCGCTCCGGGAACGCCTGCCGTCCTCCGCAGCGCGTGAGAGCGCGGAGCGCTCGGTCCGGGCGGGCGCGGAGCGGCCGCCCGGCACGCGGCCAGGAGGGTGCAGCGCGGAGCGCTGCACCCTCCGCCCCGGCACGTCCCGTGCTGCGCCCCACCGACCCGGTAAAAGGGAGCTGCGCCCCATCCGGCCCGCAGGCGGGAACGTTCTGCGCCCGCGCCCGATAGGGCAGCCGGGGCCGCGCGCTGCCCGGCTTAGTGGCCGGCTGCTGTCAGGTGGCCAACGTGTGCGACCGGGCGTGGGGGGGGGGGGGGCCAGGCGCTCCACAAGGCTCAGGGCAGCTTCGCCCCAGTCGGCGCGCATGTCGTCGTACGCGGGGTACTGAGCAGGGTCAATGTCAGCTTCGGAGGCGTCTTGGCCGTCCTCTGCGGGCAGGCGGAAGGTGTTGACCCCTGCCTTGTATCGCGCAATGAAGTCGGCGGCACCGTGCGCGAGTTCGTCGTAGGCGGCCAGGCGCTCGGCGTCCGGCTCCAACTCCTTGGTAGAACCGGGACGATGCCGGGGGCGCGTTGTGCAGGCCGGAGTCGCGTGTTCGACGCCGACGCCATCGGGGTCGAGGTCGACGAGGTGTTCATCTTGGTCGTCAACACGGGTAGCGCCAACTGGCCCCGCTCAACGCCGCTGACGTTGGTGGCTGTTGCCGTCCACTCTGCGTGTGCAGGCTCAGCGTGCGCCGAGCGCGTGAAGAGCCTCAAGGGGGAGAACTCGACCGTCTCGCTCCCCCTCACGTCCCTGGCGGGAAAGGTGATCACGGCTCGGGCCCGGTCGTTATCGATGTCCGGGCCGTGTCGGCCTCTCAGGGCCTGCCGGAAGGCGGCATTGTTGACCGCTGCCGAGAGGATGCTGGGGCGCATGCCCGGCAGAAACGGAGACACCGTGCCATAGGTCTTGGGGACGCTTGGCCAATCGGCAGCGTCCCCCTCGGGGTCGTAGGCCCAGACGTCCGCGGGCAGGGTGACCACCACTTTCACCTGCTGGATGAAGTCCTCGCTCGGGTTGGTCATCCGCACGATCAGCGGGATGCTGCGACGGCTTACCGCCTGGAGCAGAGACCGGCCCTGCGCCTGCTGGCACTCCTCGATGTACGCGTCTACCTGCTGACGGAAGCGGTCGGGGGTGCGTGCGTCCCGTTGAAGGCTCGACAAAGCCGAGAGCTCGGGAAATGCCAACCCTAGGAACGCCGCAGTTCGCCTCTCCCAGCGCCGGACTGCGGCGAGGGTCGTCTGCTCCTGAGGAGAGAGTTCCTGGCCATCGGCTGCGCGGTGCCTAAGGTCCATAACCTGGGCCGTGGACATCCCTGACAGGGCCTCGCGGTCGCGGGATCCGTCTTCCTCCGCTGCACCGAACGTCGCCACCCGCCGGGGTGTCAGCTGAGCCAGCAGAGCCTCACGCCTCTCCCGCAGCACCTCCAGACGGATGTCCGCACTCGGTGGCATCTGTGTGACGGCCCCGGACGCAGACAAACGCACGGCAAGCTGCTGAGCGGCTCTTCGTGCACGAGCACTCAGCGCGTCGATCTCCTTGGCACGTGCGGGCTCGGTACACCCGTTGCTCCGGTGAAACACCGTGCCTTCCCGGTAGGTGTCATAGTCCCGGCGCAGGGGAAAGAGCGGGTCGCCCCACTGCGGGGGCACGACGTCTACAAGCAGCACCTTGCGGCGCTCGCCCTCCCACTCGATCGGCACGTATGTCAGGTCGTACCGGTCGAACGATCCGAGATAGCGCTCCAGCCACGGCACGACCTTCTCCACGTCGTGCTCATCCACCCCGTGGACAGCTCCTTCTTCCACGCCCACCAGGAAGTAGCCGTGCCCTTCCACGTAACGCGCCGCAATATCAGGCATGCGGTTCGCCATCCCGAGAATGCCGCGCGCGACACTGAACCGTCCCTCAGCTTTCGACAGGTCAAGGGTGGATTTCCACTCCAGCCACCGGCTCTCGTCGCCGCTGCTCGCGCCGACGACCGCCTCCACCAGTTCCACCTGCCTGCGCAGGCCGACCACACGCTTGGTGTGGTCGAAGGCGAGTCCCATGACGCAGCCCTTCATCGCAGCCAACAACGGCTTCAAGCATGCCTGTTGCCACTGACATGGAGGGGGCGCCGCAAATGGTCAGCCCTCCGGCGTTGCCTCTGCGGGGTCGTCCTCGTCGGTCACGGGCGGAGGGGCCTGGTGGAGGTCGAAGGGGCCTCCGCGTGCCGACAGTTCGGTTGGAGAGGGCGTGCTGGCCAGTACGGCGCGGCGGAAGGGAATCCCGCTCCCGTAACGGCGGTGATCCACCTTCTGCGGGTTGGTCTGCCACTCCTCGCTGTGCTGGAGGATGACGCGCAGCAGGCTGGTGTCGGCTTCTGTGGCCGGTGCCTCTTGCAGGGCCGCCACGATGGTGAGCCCGGTGTTCGCGCTCAGCCAGGTCGTCGGCTTCTCTTCCTTGATGCTGGTCCGCAGCCGGATCACGGTCGTCTCCAGCGGGTCGCGCAGCCAGGCTTCGGAGGTGGTGACGGCCGGATCGGATGTGAGCCACTCCAGCAGCACCTGGGCCTCGTGGGCGTTGATGCCGACGCCGGTGGCGGCGAAGAGGTGATGGAACGTGCGCACGAGGACGTCGCGGCGGCGCGGGGTCGCGCGCCGGGTGTAGAGGCAGTGGTGGCACAGCCAGCCCATCGGCACGTACTCGCGGCCCTTGGGCGGCTTCATCCGGCCGATGATGCTGCCGCTCGCCACGACGTCGGCGCACAGTCCGCATGCGATGTCGGCGGCGGCCCGCTTCGTCGTGCGGGGCAGGGGAAGCTGTCCCATACCCGGGGGACGCTCCACCCGGGTGCGCTGTGCGGGAGCCCGGTAGCCGGCGGGGTTGATCACCCAGCTCTGGAACTCACGGGAGGCTTCGCGCAGATCGTGCTCGTCGGCCTCGTCCAGGGTCTTCAGCTTGAAGTTGCGCATCAGGCGGGCGAGAGCCTCGTCGGTGCTCTTGCCGACAGCAGCGGCCGCGGCGTTCGAGCGGAGGGTGAACTCAGTGCGCAGCGCGGCGCCGCTCAAGTCGTCCAGGGGGCAATGGGGTCGGCGCGGAGACGGCATGACCGCCTCGACCTCGAACAACGACATGAAGTTCTCCCGCCCACGCAGTCCGGTGATCGCGCCCACCATGCTCTGATCCAGGAGGTCGGGACACCTCGTATCACTCCATCGCGGCATTCCTCCGCTCGAATGGATGCCGCGGACCGGGGCGTGTAGACGCGCGTTCCATGCACCGGGCCGGTCGCCCGCCCCGGTAGGCGAGAGGCTCGTCAGCTGCTCATCGCTTGGCCTCAACGGCCAGCTCGGCGGCTTCTTCACGGCAGAGCTTGCACAGCCCGTCCTCAAGGGCCCGGCCAATCAGGAGGATCACGGCGCCGCAGCCGCCGCAGCGGCCGCGCGGACGCTCCTGGGTCTCCTGCGCCGGCACCTCCCCGGCTGCCTGCGGAGGCACGGCTGCGTCGGTCGCGAGTGATGCCGAGCCCAACTCCTCTGGGCTCAGCAGGGCCTCCAAACGCTCGAAATGGTTCGCCTGCCGCGGGGCGCCTCCTGGCTGACGACACGGCGCGTGTGCCGGTGCCGCGCAGACCGGGCAGGCCACAGTCCGTACCTGGTTCCGCGTGGGAGTGGGGGTTCCGGGCAGCCAGGTCTGCCAGCGGGCGCTGCGGTAGGCATTGGCGCGTTCCCTGTGGTTGGCGCTGCGCCTCTCGCCATCGGGGCCGGTGCATGGGAGACCGGCGTCGACCTCGCAGACGGGGCAGGGAATCGACCGGGCCTGCTCACGGGTGGTCGGGCGACGGAGCGCCTCATGGATCTCGTTTTCCGAGTTGACTCCTGGTGGCAGGGGCCCGACCGCGACGAAGGGGACCGGCCAGAGAGTACGCAGCGTGGTCAGGTCTGCGCGCCCGGAGTGACAGGCGTCGTGGTGGCGGACGCGCACGGTCTCGGGGCCCGCTTGCCCCAGGTTGATCGCGGTACCGTCTCCTGCCACGTACCAACGCAGGCCTGCGGGCACCAGGCCGACCGGGGCTTCACGGAGATCGAGGTCCACCGTGCTGCCCTCGCTGTCGCTATGCCGACGGACTCCCATCCGGCAAACGTCGCACTGTGCCAGGTCGCCGAGTTCGGCGTTCTTCATCCTCACGTCTCCGAATATCGGCCTTGCTTGCCCCCGGGAAACCGGCAATCACCGCCTCGTGGCGTCGGGAAGCGAGGCTTCTCAAATGCCGGTCGGCACCTCATGGTTCAGCCGGATGAACGCCGACGAGTCAGCTGTTCGAGCTGATTGGCACCGGCTTGCAGATCTTGCACGTGGCGTAGTTCCTGCCGCCTTGAGGGCCTCTGAGGTGGTCAGCCCACCGCTGCGCTTCCTCCATGCTCATCACTGCCATGTCGATGTAGCCGCGGTAGCGGGACCAGCCGGCCGGGGAGCGGTAGTCATGATGCTCATGGGCCCATTTCGTCAGGAGGCGGAGGTACTCCTCGCCCTCGGGCCGGGGAGGCTGCCCTGAGATGGCCTTCCGGACCTTGCGGCAAGTGGTCCGGTGCAGGTGGCTCCCTTTGCTGGTGTAGGGAAAACGCTCCGGCTCCTGCACTCGAGCCCGGTCGCCCTCGATGCCGTCCAGGACCACGTCGAAGTGGGGGCGGGCCTCATGACACCACCCACACTTCCCGCACAATTCCACGTCCGGCGGATCAGCCCAGTACTCCGGGTCCGCC
It encodes:
- a CDS encoding DUF6083 domain-containing protein, with the protein product MKNAELGDLAQCDVCRMGVRRHSDSEGSTVDLDLREAPVGLVPAGLRWYVAGDGTAINLGQAGPETVRVRHHDACHSGRADLTTLRTLWPVPFVAVGPLPPGVNSENEIHEALRRPTTREQARSIPCPVCEVDAGLPCTGPDGERRSANHRERANAYRSARWQTWLPGTPTPTRNQVRTVACPVCAAPAHAPCRQPGGAPRQANHFERLEALLSPEELGSASLATDAAVPPQAAGEVPAQETQERPRGRCGGCGAVILLIGRALEDGLCKLCREEAAELAVEAKR
- a CDS encoding DUF3846 domain-containing protein encodes the protein MPNNSFAVLIRTDGQFRVIDWPATSDDHDKILYTAIDCIRYDAVRITEALTMWVDDEGMFNGSRVNRSALRLYALHKPPHQPYHGHAVFTGGTDRHGNSLGLTSDEAAHLIELHLTARRIPEQRTAN